From one Culex quinquefasciatus strain JHB chromosome 3, VPISU_Cqui_1.0_pri_paternal, whole genome shotgun sequence genomic stretch:
- the LOC6050597 gene encoding kinase suppressor of Ras 2: MSNLRRCRNQLQAGELKEPANLFWDSWDRHSTHYRASPRISRSQPRNAAKSSHIANRSNEVVESPVELVPPGVASADVAADLSLQPHNVLSPEEGSTCTLTPSPSPPTSPTEVALNKQTKKGFPTTPPPRKKHQTHIRSPATQQFNSATAHQISQNNNSITAVIPITVNTNSDQVVSLTKSKSHESQFLSNQPLQSTETINVNQQNMVNSNNITSSLQPQSTTNNGSAPVSTVRTRLHTEPTPDQQHSMESSDNSFASFQNTSMPPKSPCTPIITRGMGHMIQHRFTKKFKVTTSTCDLCNKQMFFGFKCTECKYRCHKDCKSNVPPSCGLPPEFVEEFKKTLRSDTLMPNVSPNLPRGVYARDRNRVPMHGIHGGPDSSSAGSSCNSSSPSSPALLSLPPQTPATSKHSQFNFPEISGGNHLNQISERDGITIETHPINNNSKSVAAGTELTGHHPNRIPKLHLSKLPESHQSNDSDKTGSTSAASTDSSSERTPIRLDSTEERESDNWPRQNSLSLKEWDIPYDDLKLLEKIGNGRFGTVHRALWHGDVAVKVLKEDYVADDSTLEAFKLEVATFKKTRHENVVLFMGACMKPPRLAIVTSLCKGNTLYTHIHIRKDKFNLNRTTIVAQQISQGMGYLHARGIVHKDLRTKNIFLENGKVIITDFGLFSATKLLYCDLGLGIPSGWLCYLAPELIRKLTSYRPIEGDLPFSKASDIFAFGTVWYELLCGEFPFKSQSPESVIWQVGRGMKQTLANLQASRDVKDILMICWTYQADDRPDFQKTFVLARKTTQKSALLGHPHIQFNCLVPLSLFSKHKFNIGINATKTTK; the protein is encoded by the coding sequence ATGAGCAATTTAAGACGTTGCCGTAACCAACTACAAGCGGGTGAACTCAAGGAACCGGCAAACTTGTTTTGGGATTCGTGGGATAGGCATTCAACCCATTATCGTGCGTCTCCCAGAATTAGTCGATCTCAGCCAAGAAACGCTGCTAAATCATCACATATCGCGAATCGTTCCAATGAAGTTGTGGAAAGTCCCGTTGAACTCGTGCCGCCCGGAGTGGCCTCCGCGGACGTCGCTGCAGATCTGTCACTTCAACCGCATAACGTGTTATCACCCGAGGAAGGATCTACGTGTACGTTAACTCCATCGCCATCGCCTCCCACGTCTCCGACTGAGGTAGCACTGAATAAGCAGACAAAGAAAGGATTTCCGACAACACCGCCGCCGAGGAAGAAACATCAAACACACATTCGGTCCCCGGCGACACAGCAGTTTAACAGTGCAACAGCTCATCAAATTTCCCAGAACAATAACAGTATCACAGCAGTGATTCCCATTACAGTAAATACCAACAGCGACCAGGTCGTGTCTCTTACCAAATCCAAGTCACACGAATCACAGTTCCTTTCTAATCAACCTTTGCAGTCAACGGAAACTATCAACGTCAATCAGCAGAACATGGTCAACTCTAACAATATCACATCGAGCTTACAACCCCAGTCTACGACGAACAACGGAAGTGCTCCTGTATCAACGGTTCGTACACGACTCCACACGGAGCCAACGCCGGATCAGCAGCATTCGATGGAATCTTCAGACAACTCATTCGCTTCATTCCAAAACACTTCCATGCCTCCCAAGTCACCATGCACACCAATCATTACGCGTGGGATGGGCCACATGATTCAACATCGATTCACCAAAAAATTCAAGGTAACAACAAGCACGTGCGATCTGTGTAACAAGCAAATGTTCTTCGGCTTTAAGTGTACAGAGTGTAAATATCGTTGCCATAAGGACTGCAAATCGAATGTTCCACCTTCGTGCGGGCTGCCACCGGAGTTTGTTGAGGAGTTCAAGAAAACTCTTCGTTCAGACACGTTGATGCCGAACGTGTCACCTAATCTTCCGAGGGGAGTTTATGCGAGAGACCGTAACCGTGTACCGATGCACGGCATACATGGTGGACCGGACAGTAGCTCTGCGGGTTCTAGTTGTAACAGCTCGTCCCCTTCGAGTCCGGCTTTGCTGTCACTACCACCACAAACACCAGCCACTTCAAAACATTCTCAATTCAACTTCCCTGAAATATCCGGCggaaatcatttaaatcaaatttccgAACGCGATGGTATAACGATCGAAACCCACCccatcaacaacaacagcaaatcGGTTGCAGCCGGAACAGAGTTGACTGGACACCATCCGAATCGAATACCGAAACTGCATCTCTCCAAGCTGCCGGAATCACACCAGAGCAACGACAGCGACAAAACAGGCTCTACAAGTGCTGCAAGTACAGACTCATCTTCGGAGCGTACGCCAATAAGATTGGACTCTACCGAGGAGCGCGAGAGTGACAATTGGCCTCGCCAAAACAGCCTTTCCCTCAAGGAATGGGACATTCCATATGACGATCTCAAACTGCTTGAAAAGATTGGCAACGGTCGTTTCGGAACGGTCCACCGGGCTCTCTGGCACGGTGATGTGGCAGTAAAAGTACTAAAAGAGGACTACGTAGCGGACGACAGCACGTTGGAGGCGTTCAAATTGGAGGTGGCCACATTCAAAAAAACCCGCCACGAGAATGTCGTGCTATTTATGGGTGCGTGCATGAAACCTCCCAGATTAGCCATAGTAACATCGCTATGCAAAGGCAACACACTCTACACGCATATTCACATACGAAAGGATAAGTTCAACCTGAATCGCACCACAATAGTCGCTCAGCAGATTTCACAGGGAATGGGTTATTTGCACGCTCGAGGTATCGTTCACAAAGACCTAAGAACAAAGAATATCTTTCTTGAAAACGGCAAAGTGATAATAACTGATTTTGGCCTATTTAGCGCCACCAAACTATTGTATTGTGATCTAGGTTTAGGAATACCAAGCGGCTGGCTTTGCTACTTAGCGCCAGAGTTGATTAGAAAACTTACCTCGTATCGCCCAATTGAAGGGGATTTGCCTTTTTCGAAAGCGTCTGATATTTTTGCGTTCGGTACTGTTTGGTACGAGCTGCTTTGCGGAGAGTTTCCGTTTAAATCTCAGTCGCCAGAGTCCGTCATTTGGCAAGTTGGGCGTGGCATGAAGCAAACACTGGCCAACTTGCAAGCATCACGGGATGTCAAGGACATTCTTATGATCTGTTGGACGTACCAAGCAGACGATAgaccagattttcaaaaaacttttgtcCTTGCTCGAAAAACTACCCAAAAAAGCGCCTTGCTAGGTCACCCTCACATCCAGTTCAACTGTCTCGTTCCGCTGAGTCTGTTTTCTAAACATAAATTCAATATTGGCATCAATGCTACAAAGACTAcgaaataa